A window of Thermococcus aggregans contains these coding sequences:
- a CDS encoding carboxypeptidase-like regulatory domain-containing protein, with amino-acid sequence MNNNKSKYLGVLLAVLMLATAVPGFLVPVSAAAPTSISATVGTNYPNNKIFAGLPVNISLNVTYDQPANSYVRVTVYYNEISTATKLYETPDGNIPGFPVTNGTAHIELPELRFPQEAETAIIVLYDPLYEITANETLPVLFPYNVTYTVTSAVPYYNTTWKYDMAFKEIPFNLTVNVTYDPDSSVGAPSNVTAIVYLPDGTDNTTIISLTNGIGSVTFENLISNSIGTVEITVADTINKLTKTISGPEVHNWWIEFDVNYTTDFSLTYPPYAKLPFNITGNVIAYTDFGALLSVNDNVYIELAENSTYNTTTTMINGNASFSMSDITLEEGGTYYLYANMSMYSPTATLEFNITSWDINITPTITCDGVECAYFYVGLNQTLNITVNYPVSPYNIASTANYSILLNDVEIHNGTINVVNNTGEVIIPVNFNESGVVTIEVWDENYQEFNSVTIEVREWGLDYDYTVTHYPDTYFITDDKFYVGIPASLTLDVIYTQPCPINATVNITLQLPNGTVLTNSTVVSDDTSTIFTFPETFLFKEPGFVVVTYTDSFDKSVSFKIPVKDWGIFVDVSPEELIQGESVNFNVFVAESLYFGDTWESGPGSRDVTVTIELPDGYVETKNLTLEQNDDWYSGQGGYQGIVTFENVTPQMPGLAWVTVTDVLSGKTVRMPVEVKVPEDYVGKVIQVTATPESTPVYKYIPNAMEITIEYYNRDANGGLTPDNGPHYMRILVYDADGSTVIVNTTASTNEYMYILPVDEIPVNGLTPIAIHVIDLTNTSIRGTTTIPVTDWSAIINIEDVTVWKYVDNTLTVSVEPTNGVPLTAADLNVTVSTNYGSDNGMGEVTISLTDPTENVTGTVEVYYKDYLINSTTINIPVTPWNATITVIPDKIYWGISTDVTVNAEPTDSHPDEDVPVTAADLNVTVSTNYGSDNGMGEVTISLTDPTENVTGTVEVYYKDYLINTVAIFIPVEEWAVNVDYEPKTFYYLPNGYANEPLVGSVVLDLPASIASAANITFEASLPTLGIGGGSSGSNTFTFDFTWAPEKFVFNSSGVVPLVVKLYDPATNFTYFEETYEIPIELALDAEISGTYYEDVPTDFVIYVESISDNPNITVTINDTDYTTTVDQDGEIIIEDVTLDAGNYTVIISDASLGATITRTFEVREWYIEVNVIPDEIVAGAAWNVYSEVRTIDSTTNETAPISGPVDITIEFSDETIIRPDSRPVELVNGMAEFRKVLIAPVPGNYSITATIYNHTDALVLNVRAPEPNEVAWVYANIRIENTTETPDEPTVIYISWADAPLERPDIPYYPVYDPITGELVKADAGEDEVAFRVYAGGGEYEWAWWQWGYVIAVPENVHNALEVPEIRDGEVIRPVADTYADYEHSVTSNGYYNWTITVTADKYDVTYVYKPPMYPGLLYIEQASSSFQINAIYVGATTETELADSLTNFTTIEIVPDNLTLSLLDETDKKLIKEGEEGPEFTIQALLRIMNASEQFEEQFAPFEEWIMDIDFLSEEQKAEIITNITAQIGELPSEPVPYPNATIEFYHTNSAIADLIPENATTDESGTATVTVKSKATADMLPEELAQLVGSTTVSATYGALPSSNNITVTFLGTGSVSGDVTDITGMQIPGAKVYLKIKVNGTWVNATDYYGNQLITQSAEDGHYSIDNIPVYSSEGTEYLVVAEFSETKGYAYVTVKPFVTATADVKLTGEVPSTGLAIYKQKVQQAEHVYVVYGSDALSSDSFAISAYIAQTVPPEKFLMRTDAQLDMSALTDKDVVVSVGGPAVNEVTAAFEPVAPVHMVLGENITIVTPKGNLTWSAPEVWYNVTEGYFIIQLFEDNETGALVVTIYGTDADSTLAGAYYFANTIYPNLADYAEVSWIVGKWTDSDAGEPVVILDPADDSGFNPADTITIVYKG; translated from the coding sequence ATGAATAATAATAAGAGCAAATATTTAGGTGTGTTGCTAGCAGTTTTAATGCTAGCAACAGCAGTGCCAGGGTTCTTAGTTCCAGTAAGTGCTGCAGCTCCAACTTCTATAAGCGCAACAGTTGGTACAAATTACCCCAATAACAAGATATTTGCAGGGTTACCAGTGAACATATCCTTAAACGTCACTTATGACCAACCAGCGAACAGTTACGTCCGAGTTACAGTATACTACAATGAGATAAGCACTGCTACTAAGCTTTATGAGACACCAGATGGCAATATACCTGGATTCCCAGTAACTAATGGAACTGCCCATATTGAGTTGCCTGAATTAAGATTTCCTCAGGAAGCTGAGACGGCAATTATTGTGCTTTATGACCCACTGTACGAGATAACGGCAAATGAGACCCTTCCAGTTCTCTTCCCATACAACGTAACATACACTGTTACATCGGCAGTGCCGTACTACAATACAACATGGAAGTATGACATGGCATTTAAAGAGATACCCTTCAATCTGACAGTAAACGTGACATATGACCCAGATAGTAGTGTAGGTGCTCCAAGTAATGTTACTGCAATAGTCTACCTCCCAGACGGCACAGATAATACCACAATAATATCCCTAACCAATGGTATTGGCAGTGTAACATTCGAGAACTTGATTTCAAACAGTATTGGAACTGTTGAGATAACTGTAGCGGACACTATAAACAAGTTAACTAAGACAATATCTGGCCCAGAAGTCCACAACTGGTGGATTGAGTTTGATGTTAACTACACTACCGACTTCAGCTTGACATATCCACCATATGCAAAGCTTCCATTCAACATAACTGGAAATGTAATTGCATATACGGACTTTGGTGCACTCTTAAGTGTCAATGATAACGTTTACATTGAACTAGCAGAGAACTCTACATACAACACAACTACCACTATGATCAATGGAAATGCTTCCTTCAGTATGAGCGATATTACCTTGGAAGAAGGAGGTACCTACTACCTCTATGCAAACATGAGCATGTACTCCCCAACTGCCACCCTCGAGTTCAACATAACTTCATGGGACATCAATATAACCCCAACCATAACCTGTGATGGCGTAGAGTGTGCATACTTCTATGTGGGTCTCAACCAGACCCTTAACATAACGGTTAACTATCCAGTCAGCCCATACAACATTGCTTCAACAGCAAACTACAGCATCCTCCTAAACGACGTTGAAATACACAACGGCACTATAAATGTCGTCAATAACACCGGCGAGGTTATCATTCCGGTTAACTTCAACGAGAGTGGAGTCGTTACCATTGAAGTGTGGGACGAAAACTACCAAGAATTTAACAGCGTAACCATTGAAGTTAGAGAGTGGGGTCTTGATTACGATTACACCGTTACCCACTACCCAGACACGTACTTCATCACTGATGACAAGTTCTACGTTGGAATTCCGGCTAGCCTAACGCTGGATGTTATCTACACCCAGCCTTGTCCGATAAACGCCACCGTCAACATAACCTTACAGCTTCCAAATGGTACAGTGCTTACCAATTCGACGGTCGTCTCAGATGATACCAGCACCATATTTACATTCCCAGAGACGTTCCTATTCAAAGAGCCAGGATTCGTTGTAGTGACATACACCGACAGCTTTGACAAGAGCGTTAGCTTCAAAATACCTGTCAAGGACTGGGGTATCTTCGTGGACGTATCCCCAGAGGAGCTCATCCAAGGCGAGAGCGTCAACTTCAACGTATTCGTAGCGGAGTCACTGTACTTTGGCGATACCTGGGAAAGCGGTCCAGGAAGTAGAGATGTCACAGTTACAATTGAACTCCCCGATGGCTATGTTGAGACAAAGAACCTTACACTTGAGCAGAATGATGACTGGTACTCCGGTCAGGGCGGCTACCAGGGAATAGTGACATTCGAGAACGTTACACCACAGATGCCGGGACTCGCTTGGGTCACAGTTACCGATGTACTCAGCGGTAAGACCGTGAGGATGCCGGTAGAAGTAAAGGTTCCAGAAGACTACGTCGGAAAGGTGATACAAGTAACAGCCACACCAGAGTCAACCCCAGTTTATAAATACATCCCGAACGCAATGGAGATTACCATTGAGTACTACAACAGAGATGCTAACGGAGGCCTTACCCCGGACAACGGTCCCCACTACATGAGAATACTCGTATATGACGCAGATGGTAGTACTGTGATAGTCAACACAACTGCCTCTACCAACGAATACATGTACATTCTGCCAGTTGATGAGATTCCAGTTAACGGCCTCACACCAATAGCCATCCACGTCATCGACTTGACCAACACAAGCATCAGAGGTACTACAACAATCCCAGTCACCGACTGGAGTGCCATCATAAACATCGAGGACGTCACGGTCTGGAAGTATGTTGACAACACTCTCACGGTATCGGTGGAGCCGACTAACGGTGTCCCACTCACTGCAGCCGACCTTAACGTTACCGTCAGCACCAACTACGGAAGTGACAACGGCATGGGAGAAGTTACAATATCACTGACTGATCCAACTGAAAATGTCACCGGAACCGTCGAAGTCTACTACAAAGATTACCTCATTAACAGTACCACCATAAACATACCAGTCACTCCATGGAACGCCACCATAACCGTTATTCCAGACAAGATTTACTGGGGTATATCAACTGATGTCACGGTAAATGCTGAGCCAACTGACAGCCATCCGGACGAGGATGTTCCAGTTACTGCAGCCGACCTTAACGTTACCGTCAGCACCAACTACGGAAGTGACAACGGCATGGGAGAAGTTACAATATCACTGACTGATCCAACTGAAAATGTCACCGGAACCGTCGAAGTCTACTACAAAGATTACCTCATTAATACAGTAGCCATTTTCATCCCAGTAGAGGAGTGGGCAGTTAATGTGGACTACGAACCAAAGACGTTCTACTACCTGCCAAACGGATACGCCAACGAGCCCCTCGTTGGAAGTGTTGTCCTTGACCTTCCGGCCAGCATCGCGAGTGCTGCCAATATAACATTTGAGGCCTCGCTTCCAACGCTAGGCATTGGTGGAGGCTCAAGTGGAAGCAACACCTTCACGTTTGACTTCACTTGGGCTCCCGAGAAGTTCGTATTCAACAGTAGCGGCGTGGTTCCTCTAGTGGTCAAGCTATATGACCCGGCCACAAACTTCACGTACTTCGAAGAGACCTATGAAATACCCATCGAGCTCGCCCTTGATGCCGAGATAAGCGGAACATACTACGAAGACGTTCCAACGGACTTCGTAATATACGTCGAGTCTATCTCCGACAATCCGAATATAACCGTCACGATAAACGACACTGACTACACTACCACAGTTGATCAGGATGGCGAAATAATTATCGAGGACGTCACGCTTGATGCTGGTAACTACACGGTGATAATAAGTGATGCATCTCTTGGAGCAACCATAACTAGAACCTTTGAAGTCAGGGAGTGGTACATCGAAGTTAATGTTATCCCAGATGAAATCGTTGCGGGAGCAGCTTGGAATGTATACTCTGAGGTTAGGACAATAGACTCAACAACTAATGAGACCGCCCCAATAAGTGGTCCTGTTGATATTACAATTGAATTCTCGGATGAAACAATAATTAGACCAGACTCACGCCCAGTTGAGTTAGTAAATGGTATGGCAGAGTTTAGAAAAGTACTCATAGCTCCAGTACCAGGAAACTACAGCATTACTGCGACCATCTACAACCACACCGACGCATTAGTGCTAAATGTAAGAGCTCCAGAGCCTAATGAAGTTGCATGGGTGTATGCGAACATTAGGATTGAAAACACTACTGAAACACCTGATGAACCCACTGTAATCTATATATCTTGGGCCGATGCCCCACTGGAAAGACCAGACATCCCGTACTACCCAGTTTACGACCCCATAACAGGTGAACTAGTAAAAGCAGATGCAGGAGAGGATGAAGTGGCGTTTAGAGTATATGCTGGCGGTGGCGAGTATGAGTGGGCATGGTGGCAATGGGGTTACGTTATAGCAGTACCCGAAAATGTCCACAATGCATTAGAAGTCCCAGAGATTCGGGATGGTGAAGTTATCAGACCAGTAGCCGATACATATGCAGATTATGAGCACTCTGTTACGTCAAACGGATACTACAACTGGACCATCACTGTGACTGCTGATAAGTATGATGTAACCTACGTCTACAAACCGCCAATGTATCCAGGACTGCTATACATCGAACAGGCATCATCATCCTTCCAAATAAACGCCATATATGTTGGAGCTACAACTGAAACAGAGTTAGCAGATAGTCTCACTAACTTCACTACAATCGAAATTGTTCCAGACAACCTCACATTGAGCCTGCTTGATGAAACTGACAAGAAGCTCATCAAAGAAGGAGAAGAAGGGCCAGAATTTACAATACAGGCATTACTAAGGATAATGAACGCCAGCGAGCAGTTCGAAGAGCAGTTTGCTCCGTTCGAGGAATGGATAATGGACATAGACTTCCTTTCCGAGGAGCAGAAAGCAGAGATCATCACCAACATTACTGCCCAAATCGGAGAACTTCCGAGCGAGCCAGTTCCATATCCAAATGCTACAATAGAATTCTACCACACCAATTCAGCAATTGCAGATCTCATACCAGAAAATGCTACAACTGATGAGAGCGGTACTGCAACAGTAACTGTTAAATCAAAAGCAACAGCTGATATGTTACCTGAAGAACTAGCTCAACTAGTAGGTAGCACTACAGTTAGTGCCACCTATGGAGCACTTCCAAGTAGTAACAACATAACAGTTACATTCTTAGGAACAGGTTCAGTATCAGGAGATGTCACAGACATCACAGGAATGCAGATTCCAGGAGCTAAAGTGTACCTCAAGATAAAAGTTAACGGAACGTGGGTTAACGCAACAGACTACTACGGCAATCAATTAATCACGCAATCTGCAGAAGATGGACACTACTCAATTGACAATATTCCAGTTTACAGTTCTGAGGGTACAGAATACTTAGTAGTTGCGGAATTCTCCGAAACAAAAGGATATGCCTATGTAACAGTAAAACCATTCGTAACAGCAACAGCAGACGTCAAACTTACTGGAGAAGTTCCATCCACAGGCCTTGCAATTTATAAGCAAAAAGTCCAGCAGGCTGAGCACGTGTACGTGGTTTACGGTAGTGATGCTCTCAGCAGTGATTCATTCGCAATCTCAGCATACATAGCCCAGACAGTTCCACCAGAGAAGTTCCTCATGAGGACTGACGCCCAGCTCGACATGAGTGCGCTAACAGACAAGGACGTTGTTGTTTCAGTCGGTGGTCCGGCAGTTAACGAGGTAACAGCAGCCTTCGAGCCAGTTGCTCCAGTCCACATGGTACTTGGCGAAAACATCACAATAGTTACTCCAAAAGGAAACCTCACCTGGAGCGCCCCAGAAGTCTGGTACAACGTCACCGAAGGATACTTCATCATCCAGCTCTTCGAAGACAATGAGACAGGCGCACTAGTAGTCACAATCTACGGTACTGATGCCGACTCAACACTCGCAGGAGCATACTACTTCGCCAACACAATCTATCCAAACCTCGCCGACTACGCAGAAGTCAGCTGGATCGTCGGCAAGTGGACTGACAGTGATGCTGGCGAACCAGTAGTAATCCTCGACCCAGCCGACGACAGTGGATTCAACCCAGCAGACACCATTACAATCGTCTACAAAGGCTGA
- a CDS encoding IGHMBP2 family helicase, with protein sequence MHVKTYIAKLIDLVELEREAEINAMREEMRRLRGYEREKLGRTILNLNGKIVGEEFGFKLVKYGRKEPFKTEIGVGDLVLISRGNPLMSDLVGTVVEKGSRFIVVALESVPSWALRNVRIDLYANDITFRRQIENLKNLSESGIRALKFILKQEKPTKSTPQEFEPFDKSLNPTQRKAISLALGSEDFFLIHGPFGTGKTRTLAELILQEVKRGNKVLATAESNVAVDNLVERLWGKVNLVRLGHPSRVSKHLKESTLAFQVESHERYRRVRELRNKAERLAMMRDQYKKPVPQLRRGLTNKQILKLAEKGRGARGVPAKEVREMAQWITLNEGVQKLYKFAEKIEEEIIKEVIEKADVVLSTNSSAALEFIKDVEFNVAIIDEASQATIPSVLIPIAKAKRFVLAGDHKQLPPTILSEEAKELSETLFEKLIELYPYKAKMLEIQYRMNEKLMEFPSREFYNGKIKADESVKNITLADLNVREPFFGEPWNSILKREEPLVFVDTAERRDKWERQRKGSTSRENPLEALLVKEIVERLLRMGVKEEWIGVITPYDDQVDLIRSLIGEEIEVHSVDGYQGREKEVIILSFVRSNKKGELGFLTDLRRLNVALTRAKRKLIAIGDSETLSNHPTYKRFLEFVKRHGRYIRLGNAEIH encoded by the coding sequence ATGCACGTAAAAACTTATATCGCAAAGCTAATCGACCTTGTTGAGCTTGAGCGAGAAGCAGAGATCAACGCTATGCGCGAAGAGATGCGCAGGCTTAGAGGTTATGAGAGAGAAAAGCTCGGAAGGACTATTCTAAATCTCAACGGAAAAATAGTTGGCGAGGAGTTTGGGTTTAAGCTCGTCAAATACGGAAGGAAGGAGCCCTTCAAGACGGAAATTGGCGTTGGAGATTTGGTTTTAATCAGCAGAGGAAATCCCTTAATGAGCGACCTTGTTGGAACTGTTGTGGAAAAGGGAAGCAGGTTTATCGTAGTTGCCCTCGAATCCGTGCCTTCCTGGGCCTTGAGAAACGTTAGAATAGACCTCTACGCCAACGACATAACCTTTAGAAGGCAGATAGAGAACCTGAAAAACCTCAGTGAAAGCGGCATTAGGGCTTTGAAATTTATTCTAAAGCAAGAAAAGCCGACAAAAAGCACTCCCCAAGAATTCGAGCCCTTTGACAAGAGCCTTAACCCTACTCAGAGAAAGGCCATAAGCCTCGCCCTTGGCAGTGAGGATTTCTTCTTAATACATGGTCCCTTTGGAACTGGAAAGACAAGAACCCTCGCCGAGCTCATACTTCAGGAGGTCAAAAGAGGAAACAAAGTTCTTGCCACGGCAGAGAGCAACGTTGCAGTTGACAACCTCGTGGAGAGGCTCTGGGGAAAGGTAAACCTAGTCCGCTTAGGGCACCCTTCGAGGGTCTCAAAGCACCTAAAAGAATCAACGCTCGCATTTCAAGTAGAAAGCCACGAAAGATACAGAAGAGTGCGAGAGCTAAGAAACAAAGCAGAAAGACTGGCCATGATGAGAGACCAATACAAGAAACCAGTGCCACAGCTTAGAAGGGGTTTGACCAACAAGCAGATTCTAAAGCTTGCCGAGAAGGGAAGGGGGGCAAGAGGGGTTCCCGCAAAAGAGGTTAGAGAGATGGCGCAGTGGATAACCCTAAACGAAGGGGTGCAAAAGCTCTACAAATTCGCCGAAAAGATAGAGGAGGAGATAATTAAGGAGGTAATTGAAAAGGCTGACGTTGTTTTAAGCACGAACTCCTCCGCAGCCCTTGAATTCATAAAAGACGTTGAATTCAACGTAGCAATAATAGATGAGGCATCTCAAGCAACTATTCCAAGCGTTTTAATTCCAATCGCAAAGGCCAAGCGCTTTGTCCTTGCTGGAGATCACAAGCAGCTGCCACCTACGATTCTAAGCGAAGAGGCAAAGGAGCTTAGTGAGACGCTCTTCGAGAAGCTTATTGAGCTTTACCCATACAAAGCGAAGATGCTCGAAATACAGTACAGAATGAACGAAAAGCTCATGGAGTTCCCGAGCAGAGAATTTTACAACGGAAAGATAAAAGCGGATGAGAGCGTGAAAAATATAACTCTGGCTGACCTGAATGTTAGGGAACCATTTTTCGGAGAGCCTTGGAATTCGATTCTCAAAAGAGAGGAACCCCTTGTTTTCGTCGACACAGCCGAGAGGAGAGATAAATGGGAGAGGCAGAGGAAAGGCTCAACATCACGAGAGAACCCCCTTGAAGCGCTTTTGGTTAAGGAGATAGTTGAGAGGCTTTTGAGAATGGGAGTCAAAGAAGAATGGATTGGAGTTATAACTCCTTACGACGACCAGGTTGACCTAATACGCTCACTTATCGGCGAAGAGATTGAGGTTCACAGTGTAGATGGCTATCAGGGAAGAGAAAAAGAAGTAATAATCCTTTCCTTCGTGAGGTCAAATAAGAAAGGAGAATTGGGGTTTTTAACTGATTTAAGAAGGCTCAACGTTGCCCTAACGAGGGCAAAGAGAAAGCTGATAGCAATTGGGGACAGCGAAACTCTAAGCAATCACCCCACGTACAAGCGCTTTTTGGAGTTTGTGAAAAGGCATGGAAGGTACATAAGGCTTGGAAACGCTGAAATACACTAA
- a CDS encoding HAD-IIA family hydrolase: MIGIIFDMDGVIYRGNEPIEGAKEVIEFLKSQKVPFIFLTNNSTRNARMYKEKLEKMGIEVEENQIITSGYATARYLEKHFEKGNVFVIGGKGLLEEIKAIGWPVISLEEAKEKWREINYVVVGLDPQLTYEKLKYGCLAIRNGAHFIGTNPDTTYPSEEGILPGAGAIIAALKTATEKEPLIIGKPNKPVFEVVKEKLNADEIWVVGDRLDTDMAFAKKINAKAIMVLTGVNTLKDVEKSEIKPDVVMPSIKGLKKYLEAYLEG; the protein is encoded by the coding sequence ATGATCGGCATAATTTTCGATATGGACGGAGTCATCTATAGGGGAAACGAACCCATCGAGGGAGCCAAAGAGGTTATCGAGTTTTTAAAATCCCAAAAAGTCCCGTTCATTTTTCTCACCAACAATTCTACCAGAAATGCCAGAATGTACAAAGAAAAGCTCGAGAAGATGGGAATCGAAGTTGAAGAAAACCAGATAATAACCTCCGGATACGCTACAGCCAGATATCTGGAGAAGCACTTTGAAAAGGGCAACGTTTTTGTAATAGGTGGAAAAGGCCTTTTGGAAGAGATAAAAGCCATAGGCTGGCCTGTAATAAGCCTCGAAGAAGCAAAAGAGAAGTGGAGGGAAATAAATTACGTTGTAGTTGGTCTAGACCCTCAACTCACCTATGAAAAGCTCAAATACGGGTGTTTGGCCATACGTAACGGCGCCCACTTTATAGGGACTAACCCTGACACAACTTACCCAAGTGAAGAAGGTATTTTGCCCGGAGCTGGCGCAATAATCGCCGCCCTAAAAACCGCGACCGAAAAGGAGCCTTTAATCATTGGCAAACCAAACAAACCGGTCTTTGAAGTGGTAAAGGAAAAGCTCAATGCAGATGAGATATGGGTTGTTGGGGATAGGTTAGATACGGACATGGCGTTTGCAAAGAAGATAAATGCCAAGGCCATAATGGTGCTTACGGGCGTCAACACCCTCAAGGATGTGGAAAAGAGTGAAATAAAGCCCGATGTTGTGATGCCTAGCATCAAGGGGCTCAAGAAATATCTGGAAGCCTATCTGGAGGGGTAA
- a CDS encoding ArnT family glycosyltransferase: MDSIKYYRALRDLSLTPLIFADRYYPPFPQLLAIPGYVIFGESPEVGIFTVNLIAVGLISYSIYKLSKILDIKKSGFLAVLVLLTSPIVLDQSIVFMVDLTLTAMVTVAWYFLLRAEEFKSRKYSILAGITAGLGLLCKWTFPFFIAVPVLYGLIKGFKNNCVHKETLKCEILSNFALFVLVAFVISAWWYLPNLKVLIPALLYNSRVSGALEGDPEVFSFQSILYYLWVFVNYYLGLLGFVVFTIVLFYVCKERRQNTLTNLLLFQLIFSYVLFTLTRNKAPRFLMPIIPLLAMLVSYGTESLVRQNKKVLSISITVILGISGVFNVLTFLGALQPTSITQSSLIAINGGKLYFTGVYESRAFGHSEWGAYLKTTEKDWKIDDILSAIGCPQTQKKLYVLANNPWITWPLRYMALLRGCNIEVIEPIEENYLLSIASDYVLYTEGGFLAEPWAINYTLKARELFIHYNNSSGHFIGINRFQFPDSEGILYKRSSNYTLLLSNLSTDITKKRCSISKPIFAQKIELIGLCIYQTMHDKHVLLIEYYWRTNSPIERDYEIFVHFTDEKGNIIFQQDHQPCGGKCPTSSWKPGEIIHEAYIVKIPAQGTYQIRIGFWYPDTGEKLPVDEAHNDGYNRAIIETCEFPL; this comes from the coding sequence ATGGATAGCATTAAATATTATCGCGCATTGAGAGACCTAAGTCTCACTCCCCTTATTTTTGCAGATAGATATTACCCACCATTTCCCCAGCTTTTGGCAATTCCTGGATATGTGATTTTTGGGGAATCCCCCGAAGTCGGAATTTTCACCGTGAATCTTATAGCAGTTGGATTAATTAGCTACTCTATCTACAAACTCTCCAAAATACTAGACATAAAAAAATCAGGCTTTTTGGCAGTTCTTGTTCTTTTGACTTCTCCGATAGTGCTTGATCAATCAATAGTTTTCATGGTAGATTTAACGCTAACTGCAATGGTTACAGTTGCTTGGTATTTTCTTCTAAGAGCTGAGGAATTCAAATCGAGAAAGTACTCAATTCTCGCTGGGATAACCGCAGGCTTGGGCTTGCTGTGCAAATGGACTTTTCCGTTTTTCATTGCTGTTCCAGTGTTGTATGGGTTAATAAAGGGATTCAAGAACAACTGTGTTCACAAGGAGACTTTAAAATGTGAGATACTTAGCAATTTTGCTCTTTTTGTTTTGGTGGCTTTTGTGATTTCGGCGTGGTGGTACTTGCCAAACTTGAAAGTGTTAATACCCGCACTATTATACAACAGTAGAGTGAGTGGTGCCTTGGAAGGAGACCCAGAAGTGTTTTCATTTCAATCAATTCTGTACTACCTTTGGGTGTTTGTTAATTATTATCTCGGTCTGCTGGGGTTTGTTGTGTTTACTATTGTGTTGTTCTATGTCTGTAAGGAAAGAAGACAAAATACGCTAACAAATCTTTTATTGTTCCAGTTAATTTTCTCTTACGTTCTTTTCACATTAACCCGGAATAAAGCTCCCCGATTTTTAATGCCAATAATTCCACTTTTGGCTATGTTGGTTTCCTATGGTACTGAAAGTTTGGTAAGACAGAACAAAAAAGTGCTAAGCATTTCGATTACAGTTATTCTTGGGATCTCTGGGGTTTTTAATGTTTTGACATTTCTTGGTGCTCTCCAACCAACATCGATCACTCAAAGCTCTTTAATTGCAATAAATGGGGGAAAATTGTACTTTACTGGAGTTTACGAAAGTAGAGCATTTGGACATTCAGAATGGGGAGCTTACTTGAAAACCACAGAAAAGGACTGGAAGATCGATGATATTCTTTCGGCAATAGGTTGCCCCCAAACTCAGAAGAAATTATATGTTCTGGCCAATAATCCATGGATAACTTGGCCGTTAAGGTATATGGCATTGCTTAGGGGATGTAATATCGAGGTTATAGAACCTATTGAAGAAAACTATCTCCTCTCCATTGCTTCAGACTATGTTCTTTACACTGAGGGAGGCTTTCTAGCTGAACCGTGGGCCATTAATTATACTTTGAAAGCCAGGGAATTGTTCATTCATTATAACAATAGTAGCGGACACTTTATAGGAATTAACAGATTCCAATTTCCAGATAGTGAAGGAATTCTTTATAAAAGAAGCTCAAACTACACACTCTTACTCTCGAACTTATCAACAGATATAACGAAAAAGAGATGTTCAATCTCCAAGCCTATTTTTGCTCAGAAAATAGAACTTATAGGCTTGTGCATTTATCAAACAATGCATGATAAACATGTGCTTTTAATTGAATACTACTGGAGAACAAATTCGCCCATAGAAAGAGATTATGAAATATTTGTGCACTTTACCGACGAAAAAGGGAACATTATTTTTCAACAGGATCACCAACCTTGTGGAGGAAAGTGTCCCACTTCAAGTTGGAAACCTGGAGAAATAATCCACGAAGCATACATAGTCAAAATTCCAGCTCAAGGTACTTATCAAATTCGCATTGGATTTTGGTATCCCGACACTGGAGAGAAACTTCCCGTAGATGAGGCTCACAACGATGGATACAATAGGGCAATTATAGAGACTTGTGAGTTCCCACTTTAA
- a CDS encoding CalY family protein, translating into MRKEIVFMMLGLLLGVMGFKVGTALFSDISLSEKNEISTGEFDIRISKTGDRFYNDLKLFELDNLKPGDEANVSFYIKNGGEIEISKIIMTPRVQDLEDGELTDAESLVDFTPEEGELSKSIIIEWIVVTRSNETYTLKEYSEKTLYELNNQAISLLKTPLAPSETLKVSMFFLVDPNATNEIQKDLSLISLQIYAEQ; encoded by the coding sequence ATGAGGAAGGAAATCGTATTCATGATGCTGGGGTTGTTGTTGGGAGTAATGGGCTTTAAAGTAGGCACTGCGCTCTTCAGCGACATCAGTCTCTCTGAGAAAAACGAGATCTCCACAGGAGAATTCGACATAAGAATCAGCAAAACAGGGGATAGGTTCTACAACGATTTGAAGCTCTTTGAGCTCGATAACCTAAAACCCGGAGACGAAGCAAACGTTAGCTTCTACATAAAAAACGGTGGAGAAATAGAAATATCGAAAATAATCATGACTCCCAGAGTCCAGGACTTAGAGGATGGAGAGCTCACAGATGCTGAATCCCTTGTGGACTTCACTCCAGAAGAAGGGGAGCTAAGCAAAAGCATAATAATCGAGTGGATAGTGGTAACGAGGAGCAACGAAACCTACACCCTCAAAGAGTATTCGGAAAAGACCTTATATGAGCTTAACAACCAAGCAATATCCCTATTAAAAACTCCTCTTGCCCCATCGGAAACCCTTAAAGTGTCAATGTTTTTCCTTGTTGACCCAAATGCCACTAATGAAATCCAGAAGGATCTCTCCCTGATCTCGCTCCAAATCTATGCAGAGCAGTGA